Proteins encoded by one window of Torulaspora delbrueckii CBS 1146 chromosome 2, complete genome:
- the PGA2 gene encoding Pga2p (similar to Saccharomyces cerevisiae PGA2 (YNL149C); ancestral locus Anc_2.121), with protein MELVDRVSNNLYDTFADLDAKKVLRLVIIVGGYILIRNLASRELAKRKLQSEVRKDERDMSDNKARDLVDNPEAETTATQFGWGNKTRQRVKKQEDMLAKMIERAQMEKDQGDDDLADIEDLLHD; from the coding sequence ATGGAACTGGTCGATAGAGTGAGTAATAATCTGTATGATACATTTGCCGATTTGGATGCCAAGAAGGTGTTGAGACTGGTGATCATCGTTGGTGGCTATATATTGATAAGAAATCTAGCCTCTAGAGAGCTTGCAAAGCGTAAGTTGCAATCTGAAGTTCgtaaagatgaaagagataTGAGTGACAATAAGGCTAGAGATTTGGTCGACAATCCAGAGGCTGAAACTACTGCTACTCAATTTGGATGGGGAAACAAGACGAGACAAAGAGTTAAAAAGCAGGAAGATATGCTGGCTAAAATGATCGAGAGGGCGCAAATGGAGAAAGATCAAGGTGACGATGATCTAGCTGATATTGAAGACCTTCTGCACGATTGA